The Gavia stellata isolate bGavSte3 chromosome 1, bGavSte3.hap2, whole genome shotgun sequence genome has a segment encoding these proteins:
- the LRRC23 gene encoding leucine-rich repeat-containing protein 23 produces MEGEEVEGDEYSLQEEGEEEEEAAAALWEQEEEEQVRAPCPLTEEVLKEGLSLLCKTGNGLAHAYVKFEAKYKDLTDISLLECFIHLRYVDLSENKLQDLSPLSSLTHLLWLKVDGNLLTSACMQELPYLQIISFAHNRIKDMEGITHPRLANLSLKGNKIHTALGLSHGQLFSLQILELRGNVLESTAGLNLPRLKNLYLAQNAIRSLEGLEGLGQLATLHLRDNQLETLDGFCSSMKCLQYLNLRNNGISSLQEVAKLQVLPMLQALVLLDNPCSDEPNYRLEVLVLLPHLQRLDKELFEQDERAEANKIRQKRQKEEQEMEGSLQGEGTE; encoded by the exons ATGGAGGGCGAGGAGGTGGAGGGGGACGAGTACAGCCttcaggaggagggagaggaggaggaggaggcggcggcggcgctgtgggagcaggaggaggaagaacag gTGCGGGCCCCCTGTCCCCTGACGGAGGAGGTCCTGAAGGAAGgcctctctctcctctgtaAGACCGGCAACGGCCTGGCCCACGCCTATGTGAAATTTGAAGCCAAATACAA GGACTTGACAGACATCAGCCTCCTCGAATGCTTCATTCACCTGCGGTACGTGGATTTGTCAGAGAACAAGCTGCAAGATTTGTCTCCACTGAGCAGCCTAACCCACCTGCTTTGGCTGAAGGTGGATGGGAATCTGCTTACCAGTGCCTGCATGCAGGAGCTGCCGTACCTCCAGATCATCAGCTTTGCTCACAACCGCATCAAGGATATGGAGGGCATTACTCACCCCCGCTTAGCCAACCTCAGCCTGAAAG GAAACAAAATCCACACAGCGCTGGGCCTGAGTCACGGCCAGCTGTTCAGCCTGCAAATCCTGGAGCTGCGAGGAAACGTGCTAGAGAGCACAGCAGGACTCAATCTTCCCAGGCTCAAGAACCTCTATCTG GCCCAGAACGCCATTCGGAGCCTTGAAGGCCTTGAGGGGCTAGGGCAGCTGGCAACTCTGCACCTGCGTGACAACCAGCTTGAGACCCTGGATGGATTCTGTAGTAGCATGAAGTGCCTGCAGTACCTCAATCTACG GAACAATGGGATCAGTAGCCTTCAGGAGGTGGCAAAACTGCAGGTCCTCCCGATGCTGCAGGCACTGGTGCTGTTGGACAATCCATGTTCTGATGAACCCAATTaccggctggaggtgctggtcCTGCTGCCACACCTGCAACGCCTGGATAAGGAATTGTTTGAGCAAGACGAGCGGGCAGAGGCGAACAAAATCCgtcagaaaaggcagaaagaagaacAG GAGATGGAGGGATCTCTCCAGGGCGAGGGGACCGAGTGA